In one window of Cytophagia bacterium CHB2 DNA:
- a CDS encoding 6-carboxytetrahydropterin synthase, translating to MKLGYIEYMDCAHFLPGHAKCGTNHGHTYKIEVIISGENKTGMILDFGDMKTIIRKILADYDHKSLNDFLEYPSVENICEMLARRFREQWEYPFTIRVWEGEGKWAELEA from the coding sequence ATGAAGCTTGGTTACATCGAATATATGGATTGCGCGCACTTTTTGCCGGGTCATGCCAAGTGCGGCACGAATCATGGCCACACGTACAAAATCGAGGTCATTATCAGCGGCGAAAACAAAACTGGCATGATACTCGACTTTGGCGACATGAAAACTATTATCCGCAAGATTCTCGCCGACTATGATCACAAATCGTTGAATGATTTTTTGGAATACCCTTCGGTGGAAAATATTTGCGAAATGTTGGCCCGGCGTTTTCGTGAGCAGTGGGAGTATCCGTTCACGATTCGTGTGTGGGAGGGAGAGGGGAAGTGGGCGGAGCTAGAGGCTTAG